The Natronoarchaeum philippinense genome includes the window GTGGGCGGAGATTCCCCAACACGCCGTCTAACCGTCGCCGCTCGCTGAGTGCGTGACGGAAGCGGTGTGTTCCGTACGTTCAGCGGGATGCGCGCTGCTCGGCCTTGTTCAGGTCTCAAAGTGATGTCACAGAACCCGTCTACTTTGTCGCTGTTCGACTCCGTGGCGAGAATTCCGGTGGGAGGGTGGCAAGCAGATGAATGGAAGAGGCCCACGGCAGAAGCCGTGGGAGATCTTCAATTCCATTGCCTCCCACGGTGATACCGGCCACGCGTGGTTTCGGGAAATCCGTGGCCCGTTCACGGAAATACACTCTCTGTGGGTAATAGTGGGTAAGGCTTATCCAGAAGGTGGTCGTAATGAGTAGCATGACGAAAGTGGATGCTCGCGACCTGCGAACCAACGAGACCGACGACCGAGGTCGCATCTACCTCGGGACGGAGTACGCGAACAAGCGCGTGACTGTTGCCGTCGTCGAAGTCGAATCTGACCGACCTGACGAGGACGAATTAGCAGCCGCGTACCGCGAGGCTTCCGAGAGCGCCGACCATCTGGCTGAGGAGTGGAAGGACGCCTCTGATGAGGCGTGGAACGGACTCGATGAATGAGCGGTGATACCGAGGTTCGACGTGGCGATGTCGTAGTCGTTCGTCTCGACCCTGCCGAAGGTCATGAGATGAACAAGACTCGACCTGCAGTGGTCGTACAGAACGATATTGGAAATCGAAACTCCAGTACGACTATCGTTGCACCGGCGACAGGGACACATCGAGGCTACCCGTTCGAGGTGCTGGTCGAAGAGGATGGGTCACCGTTCGAGAAGGACTCCTCGATTCGCCTCGACCAGATTCGCGTCGTCTCTATCGAAGCCCGGATCCACTCGGTCGTCGGGAGTCTAAGCGAACCGACTATGACCGAGGTGGACGAAGCACTGAAACTGAGTCTCGGGGTGGATTGAGGTTCTGATTCCCGGTGCAGGGAGATGTACCGTCATTCCTCCGCCGAGAGACAATCTATGATGTGTGCTACCGCGACTCTCGCTGCTCGGCCTTGTTCAGGTCACAAACTGACGTTACAGATTCCGTCTATTTTCCGGCTCCTAAGACAGTTTCTCAGTCGTCGTCGGCTGTATACGCCCCTCCACGACGCTTAATTCGAGCGACGACCATTCGGTGCTCGTCACGGCGGAAAGTGACCGCAAGACGGAATTCGCCGATACGCACCTTACGTCGTGAGCTATTCTGGAGGGGTTCACCATAGTCTGGTGGGTCACGCCACGGAGAATCGATGATTTCGTCGAGTTTGTCGATGATGCGCTGCTGTTCGTTCGAATTAAGCGAGGTGAGGTCGTCCTGCGCTTTCGGTGCGAGTTCCCACGTCCACTCGCCGTCACTCATCCGTCCCGTCAGTGCCGAACCGTTCGCGTGCTTCTTGGGCACTCATCGTTCGTTGTTCGTGAACGTCCTCTTCGGCTTGGAGGAGTGCGACGAGTTCGTCGCGGTCGAACGTGGGATGTTCGATAGCATCGCGTAGGGTGTACCGAATAAATTCGCTTCGACTGTTGAAACCCCGCCCCTGCCACGTGTCTTCAATTTCGTCAAGAAACGACCGTGTGACTTTGAAGTTCACCGTGACGATTTCGTCGTCGCCGTTGTTTGTGGCCGCTTCGGACATACGTCTGTATTACGTCTGTGTTACTGTAGGTGTTTCGCCGTCCGAACGCTGAGGCTATTGAGAAACAGCAATAGACACGCGAAACCCGGGTTTCTTGCTACCGACTCTCCCGCTGCTCGGCCTTGTTCAACTCGATCAACAGTCGGAAAATCGCCTTGACGAGGTTGCGATCCACGTCGAACTGGTCGGCGTTCTCGCCGGCCCGCTCCATCACTGCCGCCTCCTGTGACTCGTCGGTCGTCGGCAGGCCCTGCTCCTCTTTGACCTGCGCGATCGTGTCGGCGACGTAGGTTCGTCGCGCGATCAACTCGACGATTCCCTGATCGATGTCCCGGATCTCCTCGCGGAGTTCCTCTAAGCTCATCTCGTCTGCGCGCCCGTGGATTGTGTCGTCGTTAGCCATGTGGTCCCACGCCTGTTGTCCCATCTCTCCTGTACTCCTTCGAGTGCTTTTCGGTCGCCCACCGCGACGACGCTCGGACCGGTGCCCGAGAGCGAGACGCCCGCGACCTCGGGCAGCGCCTCGACGGCCGGTGCTGTCGGGAAGTCGAGGGCGGCGCTGAAGGCGAAGCCGTTGACCGTCATGGCGAGCCCGTAGCGGCCGTCGAGCGCCAACTCGGCGACGAGGTCGGCGATCGGCGCGATCCGCTCGCAGCGCTCGACATCGGCGTCGGCGCTGAAGGCCTGCTCGGGCGGCGTGTAGACGAGCACGTCCCAGTCTACGGTGTCGCGGGCCAGCAGTTCGTCGTCGGTGTTGTCGGTGACGGTGACGCCGCCGAGCATCGACGCCGAGGCGTCGTCGAACGCGCCAGTCACCGTGACGCCAACGTCGCGGGCGGCCTCGACGCCGAGCAGACAGGCAGTCTCGCGGTCGACCTCGTCGGCGACGCCCAGCGCGTCCAGCGTCGCCAGCACGGTCGCGTTCGCCGCCGCGCTGGAGCTTTTGAGCCCCGAGGCCATCGGCACCTCGCTCTCGGTGCGCACGCTGCCGCCCTGCCCGTCGCCGTAGCGCTCTGTTGCGAGTTCCACGCAGCGCTCGATCAGACGCGTGTCCGCGTCCGGCGCGTCGTCGATCTCGCCGTCGACCCCGGCGGCGTCGGTCGACAGCGTCACCTCGGCGCTCGTGTAGGCGTCGATCGCAAACGCCGACCCCGTTCCGGTCGCCAGCGCGTTCAGTACGGTTCCCGCCGCAGGGGCTCTCGCCCGTCCGTTCATATCTCTTCACCCCCCTCCGAGGTACTTACCGCTGGCGGTCGGGGGGCCGAACGGTGGCGTCCTCGCGCGTCCGGTCGTCGGAGAACGCACCGCTTGTCCCCGTGCCGGGCGAACGCGTCGCTTTTCCCCATCCCGAACGAACCACCGGCCATGAGCGCGCGCAACACCGTCGCCCCCTCGACGATCGGGGTGGCGTTCTCCGAAGACGGAATCGCCGTCGAGTATCTCGACGGCCGGGAGGTGTTCTATCACGGCCCGCCGCGGAAGACCGACGGCGTCGTCCGGACGGCACCGGGCAAGCTCGTACAGATCCTCGTCACCGACCCCGACGGGACTGAAGGCGTGCTGACCTACGTCAACGACCGCAACACCCACGACGACATTCTGGAGACGACCGGCGTCGGTCGCGTCTTCGTCGAGCCCGGCGAGACCGAGGAGCTGTTCCCCGGCGTCACCGCGCGGGCCGAGGGCCACGCCATCGTCGTCGACGCCGACCCCGAGGTCGCTCGGGGCAGAGTGTTCGTGTTCGTCGAGGACGAACTGCAGGAGGAAGCCTACGAGATCGTCGCCTCTGCCGAGGACGACACAGCCAGCGACCAGCGCGACGCCGACGCGGAAGCGGGCGACGCTGACGCGGAAACGACGGACGACGCCGACGCCGCATCGAGCGGGGACGCAGCGGCGTCGAACGAGGAGACAGCGGCGTCGAGCCAGGCGGCTGGCGAGGAAGACGACGAACCGGCCGATGACGGTTGGATCGACACCGAGTACGTCGAGGACAGCTGATGCCCTTGGCAAAACAGTGGCGCGACCTCGACCGGTCGACCGTCGGCCGCGCGCCCGACCGGTACGGCGTCGTCGAGTTCGGCGACGCCGACGGCGAGGTGCTCGACATCGAGACGGGCGTGCTCCGGGACGCGGTGAAAAGTGCGCTGGCATACCGGGACGCGCCGAAGGTGCGCTGGGAAGCCACCCAGACTAGAGCACAGGCCGAGGAACTGGCCGACGAGCACCGCGATCGACTGGACGAATAAGTCGCTCGCGACGCAACGCTGCTCCTTACTGCAGATACGGCGGGTCTTCGGCGTCGCAGGCACCTTCGTGCTGGCGCGCGTCTGCGCGGTCGTCGAACAGCAGGCCGCACTCCTCGCACTCGAACCACGTGCGTTCGTCGCGCTCGGTGTGTGCTACCATGACAGTAGTTCGAGTCGCATCCCTCAAAGTCGTTA containing:
- a CDS encoding type II toxin-antitoxin system PemK/MazF family toxin is translated as MSGDTEVRRGDVVVVRLDPAEGHEMNKTRPAVVVQNDIGNRNSSTTIVAPATGTHRGYPFEVLVEEDGSPFEKDSSIRLDQIRVVSIEARIHSVVGSLSEPTMTEVDEALKLSLGVD
- a CDS encoding type II toxin-antitoxin system RelE family toxin, which encodes MSDGEWTWELAPKAQDDLTSLNSNEQQRIIDKLDEIIDSPWRDPPDYGEPLQNSSRRKVRIGEFRLAVTFRRDEHRMVVARIKRRGGAYTADDD
- a CDS encoding ribbon-helix-helix domain-containing protein, translating into MSEAATNNGDDEIVTVNFKVTRSFLDEIEDTWQGRGFNSRSEFIRYTLRDAIEHPTFDRDELVALLQAEEDVHEQRTMSAQEARERFGTDGTDE
- a CDS encoding chorismate mutase, yielding MANDDTIHGRADEMSLEELREEIRDIDQGIVELIARRTYVADTIAQVKEEQGLPTTDESQEAAVMERAGENADQFDVDRNLVKAIFRLLIELNKAEQRESR
- a CDS encoding shikimate kinase, giving the protein MNGRARAPAAGTVLNALATGTGSAFAIDAYTSAEVTLSTDAAGVDGEIDDAPDADTRLIERCVELATERYGDGQGGSVRTESEVPMASGLKSSSAAANATVLATLDALGVADEVDRETACLLGVEAARDVGVTVTGAFDDASASMLGGVTVTDNTDDELLARDTVDWDVLVYTPPEQAFSADADVERCERIAPIADLVAELALDGRYGLAMTVNGFAFSAALDFPTAPAVEALPEVAGVSLSGTGPSVVAVGDRKALEGVQERWDNRRGTTWLTTTQSTGAQTR
- a CDS encoding DUF5796 family protein, whose translation is MSARNTVAPSTIGVAFSEDGIAVEYLDGREVFYHGPPRKTDGVVRTAPGKLVQILVTDPDGTEGVLTYVNDRNTHDDILETTGVGRVFVEPGETEELFPGVTARAEGHAIVVDADPEVARGRVFVFVEDELQEEAYEIVASAEDDTASDQRDADAEAGDADAETTDDADAASSGDAAASNEETAASSQAAGEEDDEPADDGWIDTEYVEDS
- a CDS encoding DUF7508 domain-containing protein — encoded protein: MPLAKQWRDLDRSTVGRAPDRYGVVEFGDADGEVLDIETGVLRDAVKSALAYRDAPKVRWEATQTRAQAEELADEHRDRLDE
- a CDS encoding DUF7128 family protein; the encoded protein is MVAHTERDERTWFECEECGLLFDDRADARQHEGACDAEDPPYLQ